The stretch of DNA gcataaaaaagctgtataataaaagcccttttcaaattaaacatgaaacccaaattaaattttatattaacacatccaaacccattataaaagcatttaaaaattgccccgcctctatgccttaggaacatctcacttttcccctccctcctcatcatctaattgtgtagccagtgcatgggcctggacATCTGAtaccccattctggcacagaaacaagattttggcatgatacaaagtttgctttcataacagtgtccacaaaatggcagctgcctgcttgctttgattgagtaattccaagacggaaggaaacaagatttatatcatatagagtaagtaaagttcattttgctcaactaagaatatagaaaataaggTGGAgttgtttcttagggtgacaggtcccctttaataaactgaagcctaccaacctgtctcagtgatgaagggaggagtttagctgtatgtcaacctaaacactgccccagggtaacaTGCATTGAGGGCAGAACAACAATacttcttgaatttttttttttttacatcatagtCCTGTGCCTTTGTCTGGCTTTTGGTGGCAGCAAAGGTGGTGACCTTCCTTCTGGATTATTGTAGATAAAAAAGTATAATAAGTACAAAGCTTTGATAAACTCTCTTATTTGTATATATCTTACCTGTTCTTAACCAGCCAATAGTCATTGCCATTATCTGTACCGTATCCAACCACAAGCACAGAATGGTCTAAGTTGGTGGTGCAATAAGGATCGTAATAAACACCTGTCAAAGTCACAAATGTATAAGTGAATGTTGCCTTATTGTTATTCTACATAACTGTACAACAGTGCTGGGCTATGCACCCGGCACAGGAACCATTTGCCCTGGCACGTGGGTCTAAACGGCCCGAATTGGCACTCCTTGTATACCATATTGTGGTTCACACTCAGGAGTAAACACACGCCAATCCATTAACTCATTAATGCCCTATTACAAATGGCAGGTTTGTGTTAGCTTTATTAGCTGATTATATTAATTATTGCAACTGGTAGCAGCAATAGAGAGGTTGCAATTCTCTACTGATGGATCTGCAATGTGCTTCTAATAGCACATGTCACACTGAATCTACATTGAGCATCgctgtagtgctgggcggtatgaccaaaaatttatatcacggtattttttttattatatcggtatcacggtatttgacggtatttttttttccccatgcatgattaggtgaccaccccaaacaccccccccaaccccaaacaccccccccaaccccaaacacccccccatccaaccccaaacacccccccatccccttcacataaatataacttactggccaggcagccgcaggccccccgacagctcacagagcctcctggcaatttttcttactatttccgggttgcgcacgtaacgtcagcgcgcacaacccggaaatagtaagaaaaattgccaggaggcgcccacaccggtatgccggtaagttaaaaaattttatcttttttttttaaaaaaacggtgttcggtatataccggtatataccggtataccgcccagcactacatcTCTGGTTGAATATTACTGATAAATGCTGGACATTTGTGTGCATTAAGCCACATGCATCCATTATGTAAGGTAGCAACCATAATTAGTTATTGAATAGAGAATGGGGCCCGGGAACGTTTCTGTTGGTCGGGGGCTTGCCacgatttgtttttattttattatatttgaagACTGTGACTGGTGGCACATGGTTGGGCATTTATATGTTTGTCTATTTGCATGCGTCTTTTCCAGCTCATCACCAGCATATACATGCCTGCATATTCATTCAGGTTAGTAGTGGGAAGGtttgaatatataaatacatcagCTTCTTCCCCACTGGAATTTCTAATCACACTTCCCTACCATAGCCACAAACACACTGGGGGCAGTTTCATCAGAATCCACTTACCTCCCAGTATGTTTCCACAGAACCACTCAGATACAGAGAGAACACACACGTTCCAAGCAGGTAGGTCCCTGGTCAGAACTGATCCTAAAGACATGCAATTACTGGGTAATACTGCAATTACAGTATTACCCAGGCTCTGGTACCCACCTGACTTGTACAGTCGGAACCCTTTTCGATTGGAATCTATGTTAACAGACACGGGTCCTACTGTGCCCACAGCATGCATAAGAACATTCTCATCGCCAGCAGCTACATTGTGAATAGCAGTTACTTTTAATCCAGTGTGAACTTGCCTGCGGCAGTCTGCTTCCTGGtagaaaataaaggaaagaaCAGATTTGGGGCGTTGAGGTGTATTAGGTACCTTTCAGCAGAAAAATAAGAATTGAACTTGTACTCAATTCCTAAATATGCTTTTTTGTCTGTAGGGAAAGTCAGGAAAACAATTGTCACAACTGTGACATCAGAGGATGAGGCATTTGCAGATATTCACAAAGGGATTAAGTAACAATTTATTACAGCTACTATATAAGAAAAGGTTAAATGGTTGTAGGTTCCATCATGTTACTCATTGCATTACACTGGCTTATTTAGATGCTTGGCCTACTCATAGGATAATAACAGGATACTCGCCAGTCATGTCAGCACACTATGGATCAGAAGGAGAGAAGAGGTATATAGAAGAAGAGATATTAGAGATCGGAAATAAAAGGCAGCAGAAGGAGTGAGAATTAGGGGAATAATAGCAGAGGGGAGAAGAGTAGTGAAGACAAATAATAGGGTACAATAGAAGGGGGGCAGGAAAACAGGGAAGAAAGAAGTTAACATTAATGTGAGAAAAAGAAATTGAAAGGAAATGTAGATGGAGTAGGAGCAAAAATGGAGGCAGGTAGGAGAAAAgtttgggaaaaaaagagaaCATAAGAACGGAAAGCTTAAAATAAAAGGAGAGATTGAAAACACAATATAGAGAGAGGAGATAAGAAGAAGAGGGATGGAGGATACagaaagaaataaagagaaaaagaggAGAGAGAAAACTGGCAAAGTATAGGACATGAGAAAGGAGTACAGTGAGGGAAGGTGGGTTATCAACAAGAGATGAGACTGTATGGGACAGTaaagaaaaggaaattaatttaacAACATTAGTAATAAATATTTTCTGTTGTTAAATTAATTTACTTTTCTTTATTGTCCCatgtacagtaatgtacatgGTTGTGGGTCTGTGTTATGGTGGTAGTGCTGTACCATATAGAAACAGTGGATGGTGCTGTGCTGGTTATCCAGCAGGAAAGGTGTGTAGTGATGACAATATCCATGTATCAATTATTATCATAGCAGTCACAGTGTAGTTTCCCCCTGCTTGCTAGAGATCGGCAGCATTATCTGTGGGCACATTGCTCTTGGGGAGTAGGGAAGAGGATTGCATGGGATACCAGTGCCTATTGACTTTCATTGTATATAATGCATTTGGGGTGCCAGTACTCACTGCctcttactgtatatattgtgcctgAAATACAAGTATCTTCTGCCTCTCGTTTTATAACATGCACTTGGGGTGCCAATTCCCACTGCCTCTGGCAGTTTCTTGGGGTGTTAGTACCCATTGTACTCGCAGTGCCAGGACCTGAGTAATTTGCATGAGGTGCCGGAAcgtctcactatatataatgtgctttTTGTATTAGTCCCACCTGCTGCCAGTCACTGTATATTGCTCTTTGGGTGCAGAACCCACTGATTTTAATGTATAATATGATTCAGAAGCCATTACCCTTTGTAGCTTCTGTGTGACTGATGTTCAGTATGAATAGTAATTACCTGTCCTGTATATCGGTAAGCGTTTTCTTCCATGACACCATGTTTCATCATGTATGTAAAGGCAGACATTAAACGTCCTCCTTTGCAGCCATTGTTTCCTTCAGTGTCCGAACAGTCCACCAATTCCTGTGGGCTCAAGGTGAAAAGCATGCCCCTTTTCCTTTTCGCTTGGCATTCCATTGCCCCCACGGCACTAAAAGCGTAGCAACAGCCACATGGTCCctgttttcagaaaaaaaaaagaactaagcCTTATTAATTAATATGTGTATACCTGAGTAGAATTTATAGCATTATAGAATTAATAGTAagataatatacagtttggtcatgatcagttataatcggagcttagtgatgttatttctgtcacatgactcactaaaaatgttataataaataaagtaccccctactgtaaaatatggggataatagaagtcacctcagcctcgtgcttttatatggtcatggaactcctcggtgacttataatatccctatattttgcaatagggggtacataattcactatataatggaaatatatataaacctaCATACTAACTACATACATCTCACACAAGGTCTTGGGTTCTCAATATAATAAtggaatatacacacacacacacctgatcTCTCACAGGGGTGACACAGGCTTGGGTTCTCCAGTCTATTGATGCCGGAGGCTGAGCTTCTTGTATCTCTTTTGGTACCTCAGTCATGTTGGCCAATGAACCCCCTGAGCCGGTGTAACCGGTCATTGTTGCAGCCACCTCCTCACCTGTCTGGCACATAATAACAATACAGCTAGGTTACACAGGGATACACACATCTGTATTATATACTCTACCTGTGTcatgatataataaataataagcatGATATCAATGAAATTAGTGTAAAAAGGATATCATTAATGACAATTTACTGTTCTGGTTTAAAATCAAGAAATGTGGGTGTAGCATAAGCTACACCCACACCCCAAATCTAACCCAGAACCAGCCCGCTTTCTATGAATTCACGCTCTTCTCCCAATTTATGGTTTTTCAGGAtagaattagggttgccacctgtccagttttgaattGGACTGCCCTGTTTTTGGCAAAACtaagaaaaccaggcaggactctccAAGACTGACCTGGTGAACGGCCAGTAGCTGATTACAGTGTCATAGCCtcgcccctgtgacatcaccacccaccccctgcccagttTTTTCAAAACagagaaaggtggcaaccatagatAGAATATAGCCACAATCTGGACTTTGGCTAGCTTGTTTTGGCTTAAAGATATAAACTGTGGGGAAGCACCACTTGGCCTGCACGTGAAAGTCCTGTCTGGTTTCCCCAGCAAGTCACGGAGGTGACAAGAGGGTAAATAACTGGTGGCATACTTTTTTGTTTGGACAGTAGTGATGGCAGATACATTGGCCAATGGGATTTGTAGAGAACACTTATCAGTAGCCATTACTATTGCACAGTTTCTATTTACGTATGAAAAATAGATCATCTTCCATAATATATGGAAGATATGGACCCAATAATTAAGTGCCACTCCCTGCCTACTGTGCTACTGTATATCTGTTATAGAATGTTTTCTGTtggtttattattacttttaaggATTATATGTTGCTTctcataattatatattttttaactctatatatttatatataaaatacattttgccatAGATATACCatgaattataatttttttttgtaaatacattccTTAAGTCCTTTTGGTTATTGCATATAATACAAGGTCCAAGTTCTTACCATATCTCCCAGATGGTTCATCCCAACCTCATAAGTGTGGAGCCCCAAGGAATATTCCAAGTTATGGACTGTGATAAATTTCAGTGTCTCCTCCCAGATGGTCCGTCTTGTGCGTTCCTCCTCCTGTCATTTGGAAGGGGGGCTGTTTATACCATTTAGTGGGCAGATTTGCACTAGTGCATTTAAGGAAAACAATTTGCTTGCATTTCAGATGTCtgaactaaaggcccccatacacgagccgattgtagctgctgatatcggtcccttggactgattcggcagcttattggcctgtgtaggggcagaaacgaggggcctgccccaccgatatctggtctgaaattggccagatatcgatcggccagatTAGAAAATTCAGtgggatcagggaccacatcggcttgttgatgcggtccctgaaccgactgccccattgtaaGTGGAAAAAACAAGTATAGGTCCAACCTGAAAagcagttagagatttggggtgaatgcctaTTTGATATTATACAGTTTCCTAGAAGCCCAATCTGTGGATCAGTCAGAGTGGCATTTGGGGCAAGTGCATGTATTCTGTCCAAATTATCATCAACCTGTTGCTGATTTACTGATACGCCATAACAAATCTGCTACTTCAGAGGAGGGCATACAACTGACATTGAAAAGGAGTTGCTAGAAATAAGATTTATTGTCAGTCTAGGTGCTTAATACGTTTGTATTGCCAGTCTTTACatctaaattaaaatatttttttcattgcagtTACTGTAGATCTCTCCCTGTTGGGCTAATGGCAGATGGGTCATTATGGGCATTCTAGCCTTTTCTCCCCTAgtgtaaataacaaaaaaacaacctGTCTGCCATTAACcttaaaatgcaatttattcAGCATAATGAATAAACCAGAGTTACTTTTTGTCAGCCACTTTGTTTAGGTAGTTTGCTGGGCTGCAGAGACTGTAAATTCTTCTGGTTTTCTGCTTTTTATGGATATGTTTTAGATGATGTAGGCACTTACTTTACGGCCAGTGTAATGGATCCCTAGCATCCATAGCAGGAACTGCATTGAGGATTCTAGTATGAAAGGACCAAGCAATGTAAACCCCTAACTGTCAAGGTGGTCACATTTAAAGGATGTAGCCAATACGGTACTATCAGTGCTTGTATTGTTAGTGGAAGTCCTTACCGTATCCTTATAGCTCTTCTGGTGAGTTTTAACCCACAGCTGCCAGTGAGTGTCCAGGGTGGGATCAGGGGCCGAGTGAGCCGGGATCAGTAGGGAAAGCAGAGCCACAAGGCAGATGCTGGATGGTCCCATGGTCTCCCTGATGCACTAAATACAGAAAGGAAATACTAAGCCAGAAAATACAGTAGTTAttcattaaaaacacaaataaaagccTATGTAAGAGTGAGTGTGCATGAGAATTCTATAGAATAAGATGAGGAGAGAAAAGAGCCGCTCTACCTGCACAGTGAGAGGAAGATCCTGGGGAGCAGGAGAACTTTCCAACAGCCCATTGTGCAGCCAACCTGCAGCTTTATActggtttgtggggggggggggtcttgtgTTCCCCTCAAACAGGAACCTG from Xenopus tropicalis strain Nigerian chromosome 8, UCB_Xtro_10.0, whole genome shotgun sequence encodes:
- the ctss.2 gene encoding cathepsin S, gene 2 isoform X1, yielding MGPSSICLVALLSLLIPAHSAPDPTLDTHWQLWVKTHQKSYKDTEEERTRRTIWEETLKFITVHNLEYSLGLHTYEVGMNHLGDMTGEEVAATMTGYTGSGGSLANMTEVPKEIQEAQPPASIDWRTQACVTPVRDQGPCGCCYAFSAVGAMECQAKRKRGMLFTLSPQELVDCSDTEGNNGCKGGRLMSAFTYMMKHGVMEENAYRYTGQEADCRRQVHTGLKVTAIHNVAAGDENVLMHAVGTVGPVSVNIDSNRKGFRLYKSGVYYDPYCTTNLDHSVLVVGYGTDNGNDYWLVKNSWGAGYGDKGYIKMARNRNNHCGIAQEAVFPTI